A single Defluviitalea saccharophila DNA region contains:
- a CDS encoding citrate/2-methylcitrate synthase: MDMTNIKLSEQERDNLIKELSIKAKDSNYINPELYTKYEVKRGLRDISGKGVLAGLTEVGEVHAYILDENELVPVPGRLSYRGIDIKEITEGFLKEGRYGFEETAYLLLCGTLPNKSVLEQFKELLSDAQSSKAEFARKTVLHIPSKDIMNVLGRGVLSLYSADQNADDISIENVLRQSIELIACVPLIAVYGYQAYVHQYLNKSLVLHSPQPELSIAENILHMLRPDSKYSKLEATLLDLSLVIHAEHGGGNNSTFTTHVVTSTGTDTYSAIAAAIGSLKGPRHGGANIKVRHMFKDIKENIKDWNDDEAIKNYLTKLLNKEAFDRSGLIYGVGHAVYSVSDPRAEILKSYAEELANEKHVEEEFNLYKKIEKLAPEVIEQHRKIYKGVCANVDFYSGFIYEMLDIPEELYTPIFAISRVAGWCAHRLEELTNAGKIVRPAFKSVAPKREYIPMENR; encoded by the coding sequence ATGGATATGACCAATATAAAACTGTCTGAACAAGAAAGAGATAATCTGATAAAAGAATTGAGTATTAAAGCCAAAGACTCCAACTATATTAATCCTGAATTGTATACAAAGTATGAGGTGAAACGAGGACTTAGAGATATTAGCGGTAAAGGAGTTCTTGCAGGATTAACTGAAGTAGGAGAAGTTCATGCATATATTTTAGATGAAAACGAATTGGTACCTGTGCCCGGCCGTTTAAGTTACAGAGGAATAGATATAAAGGAAATCACCGAAGGCTTTTTAAAAGAAGGAAGATATGGATTTGAAGAGACAGCATATCTCTTGCTTTGCGGTACTCTTCCTAATAAATCCGTTCTTGAGCAGTTTAAAGAGTTATTATCCGATGCTCAAAGTTCCAAAGCGGAATTTGCTCGTAAGACCGTTTTACACATTCCAAGCAAAGATATTATGAATGTTTTAGGAAGAGGGGTACTAAGCTTATATAGCGCGGATCAAAATGCAGATGATATTAGTATAGAAAATGTATTAAGACAAAGTATAGAATTAATTGCATGCGTACCGCTGATTGCTGTCTATGGATATCAAGCCTATGTTCATCAATATCTCAACAAAAGCTTGGTACTGCACAGCCCTCAGCCGGAACTCAGTATAGCTGAAAACATCCTTCATATGCTGCGCCCTGATTCAAAATATTCCAAATTAGAAGCGACCTTATTGGATTTATCCTTAGTGATCCATGCAGAGCATGGTGGAGGAAACAACTCAACCTTTACCACCCATGTGGTTACTTCTACAGGAACGGATACCTATTCTGCCATTGCTGCCGCTATAGGTTCCTTAAAAGGTCCGAGACATGGAGGCGCCAACATTAAAGTAAGGCATATGTTTAAAGATATTAAAGAAAATATCAAAGATTGGAATGACGATGAAGCCATTAAGAATTATTTAACCAAACTTTTAAATAAAGAGGCGTTTGACCGTTCAGGACTTATTTATGGTGTTGGGCATGCCGTATATTCTGTTTCTGACCCAAGGGCAGAGATTCTAAAATCCTACGCAGAAGAACTGGCAAATGAAAAACATGTTGAAGAAGAATTCAATTTATACAAAAAAATTGAAAAATTAGCTCCTGAAGTGATTGAACAGCACCGTAAAATCTACAAAGGTGTTTGTGCAAATGTAGATTTTTATTCCGGATTTATTTATGAAATGTTAGATATTCCGGAAGAATTATATACTCCTATTTTTGCAATTTCCAGAGTTGCCGGCTGGTGTGCTCATCGACTTGAAGAATTAACGAATGCAGGAAAAATCGTTCGTCCTGCTTTCAAAAGTGTGGCACCTAAACGAGAATATATTCCAATGGAAAACAGATAA